The Nicotiana tomentosiformis chromosome 2, ASM39032v3, whole genome shotgun sequence genome includes the window gaccaaatcctgTGCGCACCACCCGTGCTGAAAAGGCCGGattcaaagaagtatactcagttGCCGTATAAACCAAGCGTGGCACCAGAATTGATCCCGAAGCGGTTTAAAATGCCTGACGTGccgaaatatgatgggacttcagaccctcatgagcatattaccacctatacaatggCAGTGAAGGAGAACgatttagctccccacgagattgtatctgttttgctgaagaaattcggagagacccttatGAGGGGAGACTTGACATTATATTCACTGTTACCCAAGCATTCCATatattcctttgagatgctcacagattcttttattaaggcccatgccggggccaaaAAGGTACAGGctcgaaaggccgacatattcagaattgcacaaggagagtccgagttACTACGGGAATTCGTCACCCTATTCCAAAAGGAGAGGATGTTGCTCCCAGCTGTTCCGaatgaatgggcggctgaagcattcaccaagggtctGAATCTGAGAAGCTTTGATGCTTACCAGAAATTGAAGGAAAGCTTGCTCGAATTCCAAGCAACAACTTGGGCTAATATTCACAACTGGTACGAGTTCAAGATAAGGATTGAAGATGATCAGATTGGCTTTCTGACGTCTGCCAAAGGCCGGGAGAAGAATAAGAAAATATCAAAGGACGATTTTGACTTAGATAAATGACCTTTGAGGGGCCAATATTTCCCCTACAAATGGGTAGAAGGACGCGGCAGAGATTTCCGGTCGGCAAACAGGTTAACTACCTACAGAAGAGCTGATCGTGGTCGAAATAACAAATCATTTCAGGACAAGAAAACGTCAGGTTCTCTTGATCCTTTCTACCCCAGTCTATCAGAATAaaacttcaacgtcagtatagtagagttggtatcggctgtgaggaacattaaagaagcacgattTTCAAAGCCGATGAGGTccgatcccagccagagggatcctaatttgtaATACATATACCACGGGACGGATGGCCATCGGACTAGGGACTACCTACATCTGTGGGAGGAGGTGGCGACACtgctgaaaaatggccatctcagagCATTCTTAAGTAACCGGACCAAGAACACTTACGGTCGCAACCTTGATAATGCGGAGAACTCAAAAACAGGAGAAGACCCCCGtgccaaacgatcaacatgatcttcggggggAACGAGATCAACGGGGTCACATTCTCggtagaaaaaaagaagaaggtatGAATAACCCATAGCAAGAGACTCAGGGAAGTCGCTGAAGACGACATCAGTTTCACGGAGGAGGACACATGCGGACTGTTGCTACTGCACAATGacgcattggtaatttctttaaatatactagattttaaaatcaaacgcATTCGGCTAATATGATACAATGGAGGATATTGGAGCAAGCCAAACTTAACGTAAGAATAATTCTGTCTACAAAACTCCTCAtcggattcaacctcgcaagcgtgacaactcgatgagagatcctgctgcccacgAACGCTGAAGGGGTGATGAAGATGATTCTTTTTGAAGTGGTGGACGGTGATATCGGTTATAACATTATTCTGGGAAGATCGCGGTTGCACGAGATGAGagttgtaccatcaacatatcattcGTTGTTGAAATTCCCAGCACTCGAAGG containing:
- the LOC138904523 gene encoding uncharacterized protein, whose translation is MPDVPKYDGTSDPHEHITTYTMAVKENDLAPHEIVSVLLKKFGETLMRGDLTLYSLLPKHSIYSFEMLTDSFIKAHAGAKKVQARKADIFRIAQGESELLREFVTLFQKERMLLPAVPNEWAAEAFTKGLNLRSFDAYQKLKESLLEFQATTWANIHNWYEFKIRIEDDQIGFLTSAKGREKNKKISKDDFDLDK